The Mytilus trossulus isolate FHL-02 chromosome 3, PNRI_Mtr1.1.1.hap1, whole genome shotgun sequence genome contains a region encoding:
- the LOC134710000 gene encoding exonuclease 1-like — translation MGIQGLLPFLKKIHDHVNIAKFSGCTVAIDAYCWLHKGAFSCAEKLALGEKTDQYVYYCMKYLEYMLKNNLKPIMVFDGCHLPSKKDVEKNRREKRNMYKKKAAQLLREGNRAEARECLQRCIDISPEMALRLMEVCRERGIDCIVAPYEADAQLALLSKSGIAQIIVTEDSDLLLFGCERVIFKMDHFGNGVMIEKCRLNEVMEIQNGFYTFDKFRYMCILSGCDYLPSLSGIGLVKACKVFKLARQADLKTLLKKFPTTYLKMPLTVSDEYIDGFIKAYNTFLYQLVFDPLKKRLVPLHDYEDGIEPSDVTYAGPYIPQEKALQIALGNINIYSMEKFANFNPDNFVPKKASKKKSESLHMLSIWSKNYRIRPKTHLTETQNRPNLKGKEVVIKTKIHRPEIVKPADDSLEVKTDGELTGMYQNSPKRKLKEISSSEDEPSPCKRQRKNSGSEEELSPKKYQKFTKSPRKPEFFSSLVEADVDSSVCDTSVTEEKNDKENDIVSPRRNRFALASPSKKTKFNLNAPKAKEVVKSRFFASSSSPRIKTEPIAEDIKVDQKLEKLTSVKSDIETKQEIKNTVPQHKKDNSKPLNKSAFSWNRFKSSSQNSIESSPHSRNPFKQVESEKQNSSSQKISLDPIHKSSSEPSMSRFDSQKSLDNLSQVSSHSNLYSIDSDCLPKPEDMDDLSDSESSVHGSETNNSSQNLGSQNSRQSSGRLTNNSCQDISNEENSKSSGRQINKVDSCERLISQVIPECPEEDDDDIIVVKTEPGTSPQESKVKVNKVQKASTMSGCRVSGLSRGKKKLPPVDIKQQSLKDMFSKFSNNRNDKPKLKHGKSDEDLNATPTTDNSVLSLKGGIQRCLLP, via the exons ATGGGTATCCAAGGACTGTTACCATTTCTGAAGAAGATACATGACCATGTAAACATTGCCAAGTTTTCTGGTTGTACAGTGGCTATAGATGCTTATTGTTGGCTTCACAAGGGAGCTTTTTCATGTGCTGAGAAATTGGCCTTGGGAGAGAAAACAGACCA ATATGTATACtattgcatgaaatacttgGAGTATATGTTAAAGAACAATCTAAAACCCATCATGGTGTTTGATGGATGTCATCTTCCCTCAAAGAAAGACGTAGAAAAAAACAGGAGAGA aAAGAGAAATATGTATAAGAAAAAAGCAGCTCAGTTGTTAAGAGAAGGAAATCGTGCAGAAGCAAGAGAATGTTTACAGAGATGTATAGATATAAGTCCAGAAATGGCTCTCAGACTTATGGAG GTCTGCAGAGAAAGGGGTATAGATTGTATAGTGGCACCCTATGAGGCTGATGCTCAATTGGCTCTCCTGAGTAAATCTGGTATTGCTCAAATTATTGTTACAGAGGACTCAGATTTATTACTGTTTGGTTGTGAAAGA GTAATATTTAAAATGGATCACTTTGGTAATGGAGTAATGATAGAAAAATGTAGACTGAACGAAGTGATGGAAATACAGAATGGTTTCTACACATTTGATAAGTTCCGGTATATGTGCATTTTATCTGGatgtgattatctcccttcaTTGTCAGGCATTGGATTGGTTAAAGCTTGCAAAGTGTTTAAATTAGCCAGACAAGCAGACCTTAAAACA cttttgaaGAAGTTTCCCACCACCTATTTAAAGATGCCATTGACCGTTAGTGATGAATATATAGATGGTTTCATTAAGGCTTACAATACATTTCTGTACCAACTTGTTTTTGACCCGTTAAAGAAAAGACTGGTTCCCCTACATGATTATGAAGATGGTATAGAGCCCAGTGATGTCACCTATGCTGGACC ATATATACCACAAGAGAAAGCTCTGCAGATTGCTTTGGGTAATATCAACATTTATTCAATGGAGAAATTTGCCAATTTTAATCCTGACAACTTTGTG CCAAAAAAAGCCAGTAAGAAGAAATCAGAAAGTTTACACATGCTGAGTATATGGAGCAAAAATTACAGGATCCGACCTAAAACTCACTTAACTGAGACACAGAATAGACCAAATCTGAAAGGAAAGGAAGTAGTCATCAAAACTAAGATACACAGACCAGAAATTGTCAAACctg CTGATGATAGCTTGGAAGTAAAAACTGACGGGGAACTGACTGGTATGTACCAGAACTCACCAAAGAGGAAATTAAAGGAGATAAGTAGCAGTGAGGACGAACCAAGCCCTTGTAAAAGACAACGAAAAAACAGCGGTAGTGAAGAAGAACTCTCTCCTAAAAAGTACCAAAAGTTTACGAAATCTCCACGAAAACCAGAATTTTTCAGTTCTCTAGTTGAGGCAGATGTTGATTCATCTGTGTGTGATACTTCTGTTACTGAAGagaaaaatgataaagaaaatgatattgtaTCTCCACGAAGAAATAGATTTGCTCTAGCGAGTccttcaaagaaaacaaaattcaatttaaatgcACCAAAGGCAAAGGAAGTTGTGAAAAGCAG GTTTTTTGCTTCATCTTCTTCACCAAGAATCAAAACTGAACCAATTGCTGAAGACATAAAAGTGGACCAGAAACTTGAAAAATTAACCTCTGTTAAATCTGACattgaaacaaaacaagaaattaaGAACACTGTACCTCAACATAAAAAAGACAATTCTAAACCTTTAAATAAATCGGCTTTTAGTTGGAATAGGTTTAAGTCATCTTCTCAAAATAGTATAGAATCTAGTCCTCATTCTAGAAATCCATTTAAACAGGTTGAATCGGAAAAACAAAATAGCTCTTCACAGAAGATTTCGTTAGATCCAATTCACAAATCATCATCAGAGCCATCAATGTCACGATTTGATTCACAGAAAAGCTTAGATAATCTGAGTCAAGTCAGTTCCCATAGCAACTTGTACAGCATTGATTCAGACTGTTTACCCAAACCTGAGGATATGGATGACTTAAGTGATTCTGAGTCTAGTGTTCACGGCAGTGAGACAAATAACTCTAGTCAGAATTTAGGCAGTCAAAATAGTAGGCAGTCTTCAGGAAGACTGACAAATAACTCTTGTCAGGATATAAGTAATGAAGAGAATTCCAAGTCTTCAGGAAGACAGATAAATAAAGTAGATTCTTGTGAGAGATTAATAAGTCAAGTCATTCCAGAATGTCCAGAGGAAGATGATGATGATATTATTGTAGTAAAAACAGAACCAGGAACCAGTCCTCAG GAATCCAAAGTGAAAGTAAATAAGGTGCAGAAAG CTTCCACGATGTCTGGTTGTCGTGTTTCTGGTTTATCCAGGGGAAAGAAGAAGCTACCACCTgttgatataaaacaacaaagttTAAAGGATATGTTCAGTAAATTCTCAAATAATAGAAA TGATAAACCAAAGTTGAAGCATGGAAAGAGTGATGAAGACCTGAATGCTACTCCTACCACAGACAATAGTGTTTTATCTTTGAAAGGTGGCATACAACGTTGTTTACTGCCTTGA
- the LOC134710002 gene encoding protein YIPF4-like — protein sequence MAASGGNFSSAENYSVDMENSYTYTPNQGSQSSSEEFQFVHSSKSGGTAEIEGSIEPTETTPSQDIYGVRKRGPASAFLEGRGFGWLLEEDDDVDEDDLKPLLEELDIDLKDIYYKLRCVLFPLPQLGFNRHVVRESPDFWGPLVVILLYSLVSLYGQFRVISWIITIWIFGSLIIFLLARALGGEVSYSQCLGVIGYSVLPLVITASALPLFRSMYYVGILIKLLGVMWAAYSAGSLLCVQELQHKRPLLLYPVFLLYIYFLSLYTGA from the exons atggccgccagtGGAGGAAATTTTTCGAGTGCTGAAAATTATTCCGTCGATATGGAAAATTCTTACACTTACACACCAAATCAAGGAAGCCAAAGTTCATCTGAAGAATTTCAATTTGTACATTCATCAAAATCTGGCG GCACAGCAGAAATAGAGGGTTCTATAGAACCTACAGAAACTACTCCATCACAAGACATTTATGGTGTCAGAAAAAGAGGTCCGGCTTCAGCATTTCTAGAAGGAAGAGGATTTGGTTGGCTCTTAGAAGAAGATGATGATGTGGATGAAGATGACCTAAAACCACTTTT agaaGAGCTTGACATTGACTTGAAGGACATTTACTACAAATTGAGGTGTGTTTTGTTTCCATTACCACAGCTAGGATTCAACAGACATGTGGTCAGAGAGAGTCCAGATTTCTGGGGACCTCTTGttgttatattgttatattcccTTGTATCATTATACGGTCAGTTCAGA gttaTATCATGGATTATAACGATATGGATATTTGGATCATTAATTATCTTCCTGTTAGCTAGAGCTCTTGGTGGAGAG GTATCATATTCCCAGTGCCTTGGAGTGATTGGTTACTCAGTGTTACCTTTGGTCATCACAGCATCAGCTTTACCGTTGTTCCGTTCTATGTACTATGTGGGAATTCTTATAAAA cTTCTTGGTGTTATGTGGGCAGCCTACAGTGCAGGATCATTATTATGTGTTCAAGAACTTCAACATAAAAGACCTTTGTTATTGTACCCTGtatttctgttatatatttattttttgtcattgtaTACAGGGGCATAG